The genomic window CTTCCCGCTCGCCATCATCTCTACGCGGCCTATTCGGAAAAGGTGCGGCAGATCCTCCACGCCCGCTTTGGCAAGGTCGAAGCCCTTTCGATCGACGAAGCCTGTGCGGAGCTGCCGGAGGGGACAGATCCCGAGATGGTCGCCCGCGAGGTTCAAGAGCGGGTGGCGGCGGACCTCGGTCTTTCTTGCACGATCGCCGTGGCAACAAACAAGCTCGTCGCCAAGGTCGCCTGCGACCAAGTCAAGCCGCACGGACGCATCGTAATCCCGCAAGGCACCGAACAGGCATTCCTGGCCCCGTTGCCGGTGGAGAAGCTCCCCGGGGTCGGTCCGCGTACGCAAGGCCACCTCCTCGAGCTTGGCGTCCGGACGATCGGGGAGCTGGCCGCCCAGCCGAAAGAGCGGCTGACCGGGACCCTCGGAAAGCACGGAGCCTACCTTTGGGAGGCCGCCCACGGCATCGACACCAGCCCCGTGCAACCGGAATGGGAACCCAAGTCGATCGGCCGCGAAACGACATTCGAGCGGGATCTCGCCGATTTCGCCATCTTTCGCAAGCACTTGGATCGGTTCAGCCGCGAAGTGGCAGAAGAGCTCCGAGCGGAGCGCTTCCTGGCGAAAACCATCACGGTGAAGCTCCGCTACGGAAACTTCGAGACCCTCGTTCGCCAGGTCACCCTACCCATCGCGACGGCCGATCCGAAGGAGATCGCCGATTTCGCCCTCCGTCTGCTCCGATCGACGTGGCAGAGGGGCAGACCGCTTCGCCTGATCGGCCTCGCAGCGCATGGGTTCGTGCGAGCTTGGCCGAAGCGGGACGCCGGCTCCGCGGCGCTCTGGGAAGGTTAATCCCTGCGGCACGGTCTGCAAAGATTGTAAAGACCCCACCCCGGCTGATAGATTGGCTCTCATCGTGCGGCCACACTCCCATCGCTCTCTTCGCTCTCGCGCGCTTTTTCTTGTGTTTTCGCTTCTCGCCGGTTGGCAATTGGCCTGCCTCAGGGAAGCCCACGCCGCGTCGGTCCCGGAATGGTATCGGAAGCAGGCCAAGGACCAACCCGCCTTTGCGGAGCTGCTGGCCAATCCTCTTGCGTATGACGGACGGGTCGTGATTCTTGGAGGAACGGTCACGCGGACCAAGAGCGCGGAAGGCGTTTTTCGGCTGCAGATCGTTCAACAACCGCTCTCGAAAGGGTGGGGCTCCTCCTACCGACCCAAGAAGGAGGAGACGTCGACCGGCTGTTTCTATGCGATCGTCCCCGGCTTCGTGGATCACTCCGATTTCGTTCGCGGAGCGGAAATGACCATCGCCGGCACGGTAAAAGGCGCTCAGCCCGGACAGGTCGGGGAGCAGAGCTATCTCTTTCCCGTGGTGCGTGCCTCCTGGATGCGGGTCTGGAACGGGCAGCACAGGGCGT from Methylacidimicrobium sp. B4 includes these protein-coding regions:
- the dinB gene encoding DNA polymerase IV, producing MAWVLFLDLDAFFAAVELLQRPALRNEPVIVAVGHPGGRGVVSTATYAARRSGVSSGMSLRRALSLCPQAVVLPARHHLYAAYSEKVRQILHARFGKVEALSIDEACAELPEGTDPEMVAREVQERVAADLGLSCTIAVATNKLVAKVACDQVKPHGRIVIPQGTEQAFLAPLPVEKLPGVGPRTQGHLLELGVRTIGELAAQPKERLTGTLGKHGAYLWEAAHGIDTSPVQPEWEPKSIGRETTFERDLADFAIFRKHLDRFSREVAEELRAERFLAKTITVKLRYGNFETLVRQVTLPIATADPKEIADFALRLLRSTWQRGRPLRLIGLAAHGFVRAWPKRDAGSAALWEG
- a CDS encoding Slp family lipoprotein, with amino-acid sequence MFSLLAGWQLACLREAHAASVPEWYRKQAKDQPAFAELLANPLAYDGRVVILGGTVTRTKSAEGVFRLQIVQQPLSKGWGSSYRPKKEETSTGCFYAIVPGFVDHSDFVRGAEMTIAGTVKGAQPGQVGEQSYLFPVVRASWMRVWNGQHRASKDRSDGGGAGLGAMGMSGPANLYGPMGMGMYGPMGMYGPMGMGPWY